A single Cnuibacter physcomitrellae DNA region contains:
- a CDS encoding D-sedoheptulose-7-phosphate isomerase, whose product MTIVETREQLTAGALLEEHLQHHLETIEALRDRLPDITAWGERLADRLLHGQRLLAAGNGGSAAEAQHLTAELVGRFDGERRPFSAISLHAESSSLTAIGNDYGYDQVFARQVLAHARAGDVVMLFSTSGTSPNLLAAAEAARKVGAATWALTGSGPNALCLACDEHIALPGTGAAVQEAQLVVLHLLCRVFDARVHAHDAGAPPSATSGSCGSLLEGGRS is encoded by the coding sequence GTGACCATCGTCGAGACCCGGGAGCAGCTGACCGCCGGGGCCCTGCTGGAGGAGCATCTCCAGCACCACCTCGAGACGATCGAGGCGCTCCGCGACCGCCTCCCCGACATCACCGCCTGGGGCGAGCGGCTCGCCGACCGGCTCCTCCACGGCCAGCGGCTCCTCGCGGCGGGCAACGGCGGCTCGGCCGCCGAGGCCCAGCACCTCACCGCCGAGCTGGTCGGACGGTTCGACGGCGAGCGCAGGCCGTTCTCCGCGATCTCGCTCCACGCCGAGTCGTCGAGCCTCACCGCGATCGGCAACGACTACGGCTACGACCAGGTCTTCGCCCGTCAGGTGCTGGCGCACGCCCGCGCCGGGGACGTCGTGATGCTGTTCTCGACCAGCGGGACGAGCCCCAACCTCCTGGCCGCGGCCGAGGCCGCCCGGAAGGTGGGGGCCGCCACCTGGGCCCTGACCGGCTCGGGACCGAACGCCCTCTGCCTCGCGTGCGACGAGCACATCGCGCTGCCCGGCACGGGGGCCGCCGTGCAGGAGGCCCAGCTCGTCGTGCTCCACCTGCTCTGCCGCGTGTTCGACGCCCGGGTCCACGCGCACGACGCGGGTGCGCCTCCGTCGGCGACAAGCGGATCGTGCGGATCGCTGCTCGAGGGAGGCCGCTCATGA
- a CDS encoding PfkB family carbohydrate kinase, whose protein sequence is MRIVVVGDTLLDVDVEGSSDRLAPDAPAPVVTVSERLSRAGGAGLVASLLARDGHDVDLVTVLGDDDRTADIEEDLARTGRVRVIAARSGAPTPSKSRIRSSGHVVARLDEDCGLTTPPPVTADMLAAIGGADAIVVADYGRGLTADERLRTALDDAGRRIPLVWDPHPRGSRPVRSAAVVTPNLAEARGFSGIAGDDRRAAAEAAARLSDEWGAGAVLVTLGHEGALLHRPDAPPHLVPTTEVRGADTCGAGDRLAASIAGALARGADLSSAVQSAVASVGRFLAEGGVSSLVLPDNARPLGGDGDAALTVVRAIRARGGTVVATGGCFDLLHAGHARTLAAARALGDCLVVCLNSDDSVRRLKGAERPIMGQEDRSDLLSALECVDAVLVFDEDTPVEALRRLEPDLWVKGGDYTADQLPETAVIAEWGGRTVTVPYVPGRSTTRLAGALSRVG, encoded by the coding sequence ATGAGGATCGTGGTGGTGGGCGACACGCTGCTCGACGTCGACGTCGAGGGCTCCTCCGATCGCCTCGCCCCCGACGCCCCCGCTCCCGTCGTGACCGTCAGCGAGCGTCTCTCGCGAGCGGGCGGAGCCGGGCTCGTGGCATCGCTGCTCGCGCGCGACGGGCACGACGTCGACCTCGTCACCGTGCTCGGCGACGACGACCGGACCGCGGACATCGAGGAGGACCTCGCAAGGACTGGGCGCGTGCGGGTCATCGCCGCGAGGAGCGGGGCGCCGACGCCGTCGAAGTCGCGCATCCGCAGCTCCGGGCACGTCGTCGCGCGCCTCGACGAGGACTGCGGGCTCACGACCCCGCCCCCCGTGACCGCGGACATGCTCGCCGCGATCGGCGGCGCCGACGCGATCGTGGTGGCCGACTACGGCCGCGGCCTCACCGCCGACGAGCGGCTGAGGACCGCCCTGGACGACGCGGGCCGCCGCATCCCGCTGGTCTGGGACCCGCATCCGAGAGGGAGCAGACCGGTCCGCTCGGCGGCGGTCGTGACGCCGAACCTCGCGGAGGCCCGCGGCTTCTCCGGCATCGCCGGAGACGACCGCCGCGCCGCCGCCGAGGCTGCCGCGAGGCTGTCGGACGAGTGGGGAGCCGGCGCGGTCCTGGTCACGCTCGGACACGAGGGAGCCCTGCTGCACCGTCCCGACGCTCCCCCGCACCTCGTCCCCACCACCGAGGTGCGCGGAGCGGACACCTGCGGCGCCGGCGACAGGCTCGCGGCCTCGATCGCCGGGGCGCTGGCGCGCGGCGCGGACCTCTCCTCCGCCGTGCAGTCCGCGGTCGCCTCGGTCGGCCGCTTCCTCGCCGAGGGCGGCGTGAGCTCCCTCGTGCTGCCCGACAACGCGCGTCCCCTCGGGGGCGATGGGGATGCCGCCCTGACGGTGGTGCGCGCCATCCGGGCTCGCGGCGGCACGGTCGTCGCCACGGGCGGCTGCTTCGACCTGCTGCACGCCGGCCACGCGAGGACGCTCGCCGCCGCACGCGCCCTCGGCGACTGCCTCGTGGTCTGCCTCAACAGCGACGACTCCGTGCGCCGGCTCAAGGGCGCCGAACGCCCGATCATGGGCCAGGAGGACCGCAGCGATCTGCTCAGCGCCCTCGAGTGCGTCGACGCGGTGCTGGTCTTCGACGAGGACACCCCCGTCGAGGCGCTCCGCCGGCTCGAGCCCGACCTCTGGGTGAAGGGCGGGGACTACACCGCCGACCAGCTGCCGGAGACCGCGGTCATCGCCGAGTGGGGCGGTCGCACCGTGACCGTGCCCTACGTCCCCGGCCGCTCCACCACCCGCCTCGCCGGGGCGCTCTCCCGGGTCGGCTGA
- a CDS encoding glycosyltransferase family 9 protein: MTSPRWPDDRPVLLALRTLKLGDLLVAVPAVKGLARAFPAHRIVLAVPGWLEPIVRLVDGVDELLPTPGLDDPLPLAPGEVDIAVNLHGSGPESRTLIDLLQARSSIVHRVPEIDDLVAGDPRMPDWQPELGERDRWVRLLAAYGIPADADDVALLSPAERVDVVGAAVVHVGAFYPSRQWPVERFGVVARALEARGERVVLTGSSGERERALAVAAAAGLPASRVLAGELGLAEFAGVIEDARVVVSADTGAAHLASAYGRPSVVLFGPASPQNWGPPPGPHVVLTDESKRRGDAFALDPDPAILAVTPDDVLAAVGRLLA; the protein is encoded by the coding sequence GTGACCTCTCCGCGGTGGCCTGACGATCGGCCCGTCCTCCTCGCCCTCCGGACCCTGAAGCTCGGCGACCTCCTCGTCGCCGTGCCCGCGGTGAAGGGGCTGGCCCGGGCGTTCCCCGCGCACCGGATCGTCCTGGCCGTCCCGGGCTGGCTCGAACCGATCGTCCGCCTCGTCGACGGCGTCGACGAGCTGCTGCCCACGCCCGGTCTCGACGATCCGCTGCCTCTCGCGCCCGGCGAGGTCGACATCGCGGTTAACCTCCACGGGAGCGGTCCGGAGTCGCGGACCCTCATCGACCTGCTGCAGGCGCGGTCGTCGATCGTCCACCGCGTCCCGGAGATCGACGACCTCGTGGCGGGCGACCCGAGGATGCCCGACTGGCAGCCTGAGCTGGGCGAGCGCGATCGGTGGGTGCGGCTGCTCGCCGCGTACGGGATCCCGGCCGACGCCGACGACGTGGCGCTGCTCTCTCCGGCCGAGCGGGTCGACGTCGTGGGGGCCGCGGTGGTCCACGTCGGGGCGTTCTACCCCTCCCGGCAGTGGCCCGTGGAGCGATTCGGTGTGGTGGCCCGCGCCCTCGAGGCACGCGGTGAACGCGTCGTCCTGACCGGCAGTTCAGGGGAGCGCGAGCGGGCGCTCGCGGTCGCCGCCGCCGCCGGGCTGCCTGCCTCGCGGGTGCTGGCGGGAGAGCTCGGACTGGCGGAGTTCGCCGGGGTGATCGAGGACGCCCGCGTGGTGGTCTCGGCCGACACCGGTGCGGCCCACCTGGCGTCCGCCTACGGCCGCCCGTCCGTCGTCCTGTTCGGTCCGGCGTCCCCGCAGAACTGGGGGCCGCCGCCCGGCCCGCACGTGGTGCTCACCGACGAGTCGAAGCGGCGCGGCGACGCCTTCGCGCTCGACCCGGACCCGGCGATCCTCGCCGTGACGCCCGACGACGTCCTCGCCGCGGTCGGACGCCTGCTCGCCTAG
- a CDS encoding glycosyltransferase translates to MRILLWHVHGGWTDAFVRGEHQYLLPTSPDRDGWGLGRGGRDWPPNAVEVPLEELRSADLDAVLLQRTDELDAVERLTGRRAGIDVPAVFVEHNTPRGDVPNSVHPLADQRDIPIVHVTHVNRMLWDGGRAPTLVVEHGVADPGHLYTGELERIGVVVNEPVRRWRVTGTDLLPGFADVAPLDVFGMGAEALPEALELDRDRLRIEGDVPTSRLHRELARRRLYLHPMRWTSLGLSLLEAMHAGMPVVALDATEASRAVPPEAGLVSADLDALHAEARALMQDPDLARRKGDAARAHALAHYGLAAFHARWDAVLADLIDEHAHRRSLRATGSSGRESR, encoded by the coding sequence ATGAGGATCCTGCTCTGGCACGTGCACGGCGGATGGACGGACGCCTTCGTCCGCGGCGAGCACCAGTACCTCCTGCCGACGAGCCCCGATCGGGACGGCTGGGGACTTGGCCGCGGAGGCCGGGACTGGCCGCCGAACGCCGTCGAGGTGCCTCTCGAGGAGCTGCGCAGCGCCGACCTCGACGCCGTCCTGCTGCAGCGCACCGACGAGCTCGACGCGGTCGAGCGCCTCACCGGTCGCCGCGCCGGCATCGACGTCCCCGCGGTCTTCGTCGAGCACAACACCCCCCGGGGCGACGTGCCGAACAGCGTGCATCCCCTCGCCGACCAGCGCGACATCCCGATCGTGCACGTGACGCACGTGAACCGGATGCTGTGGGACGGCGGTCGGGCGCCGACGCTCGTCGTCGAGCACGGGGTGGCGGATCCGGGGCACCTCTACACGGGCGAGCTGGAGCGGATCGGGGTGGTCGTGAACGAACCGGTCCGCCGCTGGCGGGTCACCGGCACCGATCTCCTCCCCGGCTTCGCCGACGTCGCGCCGCTCGACGTGTTCGGCATGGGCGCGGAGGCGCTGCCGGAGGCGCTCGAGCTCGACCGCGACCGCCTCCGGATCGAGGGCGACGTCCCGACGTCGAGGCTGCACCGCGAGCTCGCCCGGCGTCGTCTCTACCTGCATCCGATGCGGTGGACGAGCCTGGGGCTCTCCCTCCTCGAGGCGATGCACGCGGGGATGCCGGTGGTCGCACTCGACGCCACGGAGGCCTCGCGTGCCGTGCCCCCGGAGGCCGGCCTGGTCTCCGCCGACCTCGACGCCCTCCACGCGGAGGCCCGGGCGCTGATGCAGGATCCGGACCTCGCCCGACGCAAGGGCGACGCCGCGAGAGCGCACGCTCTCGCGCACTACGGGCTCGCCGCGTTCCACGCCCGGTGGGACGCGGTGCTGGCCGACCTGATCGACGAACACGCGCATCGCCGGAGCCTGCGGGCGACCGGCTCATCTGGAAGGGAGTCCCGATGA
- a CDS encoding D-glycero-alpha-D-manno-heptose-1,7-bisphosphate 7-phosphatase, with protein MTALLRAVLFDRDGTLVVDVPYNGDPEAVVPMPGAAAAIARLRAEGIAVGVVSNQSGVARGLLTLEEVDAVNERVDELVGPFDTWQCCPHAPEARCTCRKPQPGLVLRAARALGVDPTETAVIGDIGADVGAATSAGARAVLVPTPLTRQEEIDAAPLVADDLAGALDLLLGAPQSDAGREDHPEAAA; from the coding sequence ATGACCGCTCTCCTCCGCGCCGTGCTCTTCGACCGCGACGGCACCCTCGTGGTCGACGTGCCCTACAACGGCGACCCGGAGGCGGTGGTCCCGATGCCCGGGGCCGCCGCGGCGATCGCGCGGTTGCGCGCGGAGGGCATCGCCGTCGGCGTGGTCTCGAACCAGTCGGGTGTGGCGCGCGGCCTGCTGACGCTCGAGGAGGTCGACGCCGTCAACGAGCGGGTCGACGAGCTCGTCGGCCCGTTCGACACCTGGCAGTGCTGTCCGCACGCGCCGGAGGCGCGGTGCACCTGCCGCAAGCCGCAGCCGGGACTCGTGCTGAGGGCCGCGCGCGCTCTCGGCGTCGACCCGACGGAGACGGCGGTGATCGGCGACATCGGAGCGGACGTGGGTGCGGCGACCTCCGCCGGGGCCCGCGCGGTGCTCGTCCCCACGCCGCTCACCCGGCAGGAGGAGATCGACGCGGCTCCCCTCGTGGCGGACGATCTCGCGGGCGCCCTCGACCTGCTCCTCGGGGCGCCGCAGTCCGACGCCGGCCGGGAGGACCACCCGGAGGCGGCCGCATGA
- a CDS encoding glycosyltransferase family 9 protein produces MTRRALVARLDSVGDVLLCGPAIRAIAASDEVDEVWLLCSAVGAPAARLLPGVDRVLVWDCPWITASTPAATPETMADLRSLLAEARPDVAVILTSFHQSPLPLALELRLAGVRRIAGASVDFAGSLLDVRLKPGEDFPEDQPEPVRALTLARAAGFDLPPGDDGELRMRTDPRGEELFRAPDPFVVVHPGASASARRWPAEHHRELVRLLAEDGVRCVVTGGSGERELTARVAGRDGVDLGGDTDLGVLADVVRRAAVLVCGNTGPAHLAAAVGTPVVSLFSPVVPPERWAPYGVPHVLLGDQHAACRGTRATECPVPGHPCLTSVTPAAVREAVLALAPALSERRTRERSGV; encoded by the coding sequence ATGACCCGGCGCGCCCTGGTCGCCCGGCTCGACAGCGTCGGCGACGTCCTCCTCTGCGGGCCGGCGATCCGCGCGATCGCCGCCTCGGACGAGGTCGACGAGGTATGGCTGCTCTGCAGCGCCGTCGGCGCGCCGGCGGCGCGACTGCTCCCCGGGGTCGACCGGGTGCTCGTCTGGGACTGCCCGTGGATCACCGCGAGCACCCCCGCGGCGACCCCGGAGACGATGGCCGACCTCCGCTCGCTGCTGGCCGAGGCTCGACCCGACGTGGCAGTCATCCTCACCTCCTTCCATCAGTCCCCGCTCCCGCTCGCGCTGGAGCTGCGACTCGCGGGCGTGCGCCGCATCGCGGGCGCGTCGGTCGACTTCGCCGGCTCGCTCCTCGACGTGCGGCTGAAGCCCGGCGAGGACTTCCCCGAGGACCAGCCCGAACCGGTGCGCGCGCTCACCCTCGCCCGCGCCGCGGGCTTCGACCTGCCGCCCGGCGACGACGGCGAGCTGCGGATGCGGACCGACCCGCGTGGCGAGGAGCTGTTCCGCGCGCCGGATCCCTTCGTCGTCGTCCACCCCGGCGCCTCCGCGTCCGCCCGCCGGTGGCCGGCCGAGCACCATCGGGAGCTCGTGCGCCTGCTCGCCGAGGACGGCGTGCGCTGCGTCGTGACCGGCGGCTCCGGTGAACGCGAACTGACCGCCCGCGTCGCGGGACGCGACGGCGTCGACCTCGGTGGCGACACGGATCTCGGAGTGCTCGCCGACGTGGTCCGCCGCGCCGCGGTGCTGGTCTGCGGCAACACCGGTCCCGCGCACCTGGCCGCCGCGGTGGGCACACCGGTCGTCAGCCTGTTCTCGCCGGTCGTCCCACCGGAGCGCTGGGCGCCGTACGGCGTGCCCCACGTGCTGCTGGGCGACCAGCACGCCGCGTGCCGCGGCACGCGGGCGACCGAGTGCCCGGTGCCCGGGCATCCGTGCCTGACCTCGGTGACCCCGGCGGCCGTGCGCGAGGCGGTGCTCGCGCTGGCGCCGGCGCTGTCGGAGCGCCGGACGCGGGAGAGGAGCGGCGTATGA
- a CDS encoding nucleoside deaminase, translated as MSDGAEPSSTGLSDADLALLRESIRVAERSRAAGTHPFGALVTDASGTIVAEAGNDSLPPEGDPTRHAELVAVAAAFRALGAEGMRGTTLYTSAEPCAMCAGAVYWTGVDRVVYALSERRLLELTGDHPENPTFSLPCREVFARGQRPIAVSGPHLEEEAAEPHRGFWV; from the coding sequence GTGAGCGACGGAGCGGAGCCCTCGAGCACCGGGCTCTCCGACGCCGACCTCGCGCTGCTGCGCGAGAGCATCCGCGTCGCCGAGCGGTCGCGGGCCGCGGGCACGCATCCCTTCGGGGCTCTGGTGACGGATGCGTCGGGCACGATCGTCGCCGAGGCGGGCAACGACTCGCTCCCGCCGGAGGGCGATCCCACCCGCCATGCCGAGCTCGTGGCCGTCGCCGCCGCCTTCCGCGCCCTCGGCGCCGAGGGGATGCGCGGCACCACGCTCTACACGAGCGCCGAGCCCTGCGCCATGTGCGCGGGCGCCGTCTACTGGACGGGGGTGGATCGCGTGGTCTACGCGCTCAGCGAGCGCCGGCTCCTCGAGCTGACCGGCGACCATCCCGAGAACCCCACGTTCTCGCTGCCGTGCCGCGAGGTGTTCGCCCGCGGCCAGCGGCCCATCGCCGTCTCCGGGCCGCACCTGGAGGAGGAGGCCGCGGAGCCCCACCGGGGCTTCTGGGTCTGA
- a CDS encoding sigma-70 family RNA polymerase sigma factor, giving the protein MTPLRAHTSSSGRSTQATSTTRSSDELALRNLSLAESVARRYYRHDAARDEDLLQVAYIGLVKAARRYDPAKGDAFAAFAVPTISGEIKRHLRDNGWFIRPPRAVQELRARVRDATPELVQRLGRAPGAAEMAVELGVTTAQVEEAVACQQNITAASLDVRVGADQNDTLGDLIADEHDDAQRSEAAAILWSGSRALTPRERRVMQLRWFEDRTQQEIAREIGVTQMQVSRILSKTLDRLRVAIGVGADEQTARTA; this is encoded by the coding sequence GTGACCCCACTCCGCGCACACACGTCGTCATCCGGCCGTTCGACCCAGGCCACGAGCACGACACGGTCGAGTGATGAGCTCGCCCTGAGGAACCTGTCGCTCGCGGAATCCGTCGCCCGGCGGTACTACCGCCACGACGCCGCCCGGGACGAGGACCTGCTGCAGGTCGCCTACATCGGTCTGGTGAAGGCCGCGCGCCGGTACGACCCCGCCAAGGGCGACGCCTTCGCCGCGTTCGCGGTGCCGACGATCTCGGGCGAGATCAAGCGGCATCTGCGCGACAACGGCTGGTTCATCCGCCCGCCGCGCGCGGTGCAGGAGCTGCGGGCCCGGGTCCGGGACGCCACTCCGGAGCTGGTCCAGCGCCTCGGACGCGCCCCGGGCGCCGCGGAGATGGCGGTCGAGCTGGGTGTCACGACGGCGCAGGTCGAGGAGGCGGTGGCCTGCCAGCAGAACATCACCGCCGCGTCGCTCGACGTGCGGGTGGGAGCCGACCAGAACGACACGCTCGGCGACCTGATCGCCGACGAGCACGACGACGCGCAGCGCAGCGAGGCGGCGGCGATCCTCTGGTCGGGCAGTCGCGCCCTGACCCCGCGGGAGCGCCGGGTGATGCAGCTGCGGTGGTTCGAGGACCGCACGCAGCAGGAGATCGCCCGCGAGATCGGGGTGACCCAGATGCAGGTGTCGCGCATCCTGTCGAAGACCCTCGACCGCCTCCGCGTCGCCATCGGCGTCGGGGCCGACGAGCAGACCGCCCGCACGGCGTGA
- a CDS encoding acyl-CoA thioesterase produces the protein MHFLFRTLLQLVLGPRRRRVGVWDVTRTPFHVLPTDLDVNRHMNNGVYFSVLDLARIDFLQRCGLWRDLQRRGWYPVVAAETITFRRSLTLWQRFEVETRLTGYGQRSVYIEQRMVVDGEVWASAHIRGRFLRKSGGVVPMEDLVAVTGPAPDDGRMPEWLGRWGDDTALPSTKAPAPSDW, from the coding sequence GTGCACTTCCTGTTCCGCACCCTGCTGCAGCTCGTCCTCGGTCCGCGCCGACGCCGCGTGGGCGTCTGGGACGTGACACGGACGCCGTTCCACGTGCTGCCGACCGACCTCGACGTCAACAGGCACATGAACAACGGCGTCTACTTCTCCGTGCTCGACCTGGCGCGCATCGACTTCCTGCAGCGCTGCGGGCTGTGGCGCGACCTGCAGCGCCGCGGGTGGTATCCCGTGGTGGCGGCCGAGACGATCACGTTCCGCCGATCGCTCACGCTCTGGCAGCGCTTCGAGGTCGAGACGCGGCTGACCGGATACGGGCAGCGCTCCGTCTACATCGAGCAGCGCATGGTGGTCGACGGCGAGGTGTGGGCGAGCGCCCACATCCGCGGCCGCTTCCTGCGGAAGAGCGGTGGTGTGGTGCCGATGGAGGACCTCGTCGCGGTCACCGGTCCGGCGCCCGACGACGGTCGCATGCCGGAGTGGCTCGGCCGGTGGGGCGACGACACCGCGCTGCCGTCGACGAAGGCGCCCGCGCCGAGCGACTGGTGA
- the purF gene encoding amidophosphoribosyltransferase, translating to MCGIVGIVSAEPVNQSIYDSLLLLQHRGQDSTGIATAEGNMFHMHKARGQVREAFRTRDMRSLLGTMGLGHVRYATQGKASAEQEAQPFYVNAPYGIILVHNGNLTNTRELTRELFDIDRRHLNTTSDTELLLNILANELQQQVTGVALDPDQIFTAVERVHERVEGSYATIAMIAGHGLLAFRDPYGIRPLTLGRRMLENGSTEWVVASESLVMESLGYEIVRDVEPGEAVFVAMDGEMVSRQCAPRHSLIPCSFEYVYLARPDSVMSGISVYEARLRLGNRLADTVARYTPMGDIDVVMPIPDSSRPAAMQVAQKLGVEYREGFYKNRYVGRTFIMPGQAARKKSVRQKLNAMSTEFKGKNILIVDDSIVRGTTSKEIVEMARQAGANKVTFASAAPPVRFPHVYGINMPSRHELVAHDRKIPEIAAALGADNLIYQEVADLEAAIIEGSSVESLEMSCFTGEYVTGTVTPEYLAWVEANQLS from the coding sequence ATGTGCGGCATCGTGGGCATCGTTTCGGCCGAGCCCGTCAACCAGTCGATCTACGACAGCCTCCTCCTCCTCCAGCACCGCGGCCAGGACTCGACGGGCATCGCCACCGCCGAGGGCAACATGTTCCACATGCACAAGGCCCGCGGGCAGGTGCGCGAGGCGTTCCGCACCCGCGACATGCGCAGCCTCCTCGGCACCATGGGCCTCGGGCACGTCCGCTACGCGACGCAGGGCAAGGCCTCGGCCGAGCAGGAGGCGCAGCCGTTCTACGTGAACGCCCCCTACGGCATCATCCTCGTGCACAACGGGAACCTCACGAACACCCGTGAGCTCACGCGCGAGCTGTTCGACATCGACCGCCGCCATCTCAACACCACGTCCGACACCGAGCTGCTGCTGAACATCCTCGCGAACGAGCTCCAGCAGCAGGTCACCGGCGTCGCGCTCGACCCCGACCAGATCTTCACCGCCGTCGAGCGGGTGCACGAGCGGGTCGAGGGCTCGTACGCCACGATCGCGATGATCGCCGGCCACGGACTGCTCGCGTTCCGCGACCCGTACGGCATCCGCCCCCTGACCCTCGGTCGGCGGATGCTCGAGAACGGCTCCACCGAGTGGGTGGTCGCCTCCGAGTCGCTCGTGATGGAGAGCCTCGGCTACGAGATCGTGCGCGACGTCGAGCCCGGCGAGGCGGTCTTCGTGGCGATGGACGGCGAGATGGTGTCGCGCCAGTGCGCCCCGCGGCATTCCCTGATCCCGTGCTCGTTCGAGTACGTGTACCTCGCGCGCCCCGACTCGGTGATGTCGGGCATCTCCGTGTACGAGGCCCGGCTGAGGCTCGGCAACCGCCTCGCCGACACCGTGGCGCGCTACACGCCGATGGGCGACATCGACGTCGTGATGCCCATCCCCGACTCCTCGCGTCCGGCCGCCATGCAGGTGGCCCAGAAGCTCGGCGTCGAGTACCGGGAGGGCTTCTACAAGAACCGCTACGTCGGCCGCACCTTCATCATGCCGGGCCAGGCGGCGCGCAAGAAGTCGGTGCGCCAGAAGCTCAACGCGATGTCGACCGAGTTCAAGGGCAAGAACATCCTGATCGTCGACGACTCGATCGTGCGCGGCACGACCTCGAAGGAGATCGTCGAGATGGCTCGTCAGGCCGGTGCGAACAAGGTGACGTTCGCCTCCGCCGCTCCCCCGGTCCGCTTCCCGCACGTCTACGGCATCAACATGCCGTCGCGGCACGAGCTGGTCGCCCACGACCGCAAGATCCCCGAGATCGCCGCCGCGCTGGGGGCCGACAACCTGATCTACCAGGAGGTGGCCGACCTGGAGGCCGCCATCATCGAGGGCTCGTCTGTCGAGAGCCTCGAGATGAGCTGCTTCACCGGCGAGTACGTCACGGGGACCGTCACGCCCGAGTACCTCGCCTGGGTCGAGGCGAACCAGCTGTCGTGA
- a CDS encoding glycosyltransferase, producing MRISMVSEHASPLATLGGVDAGGQNVHVAALSRELAARGHTVTVFTRREDATLPDRVELCPGVEVVHVDAGPPERISKDELLPFMDVFADHLVEHWREETPDVVHSHFWMSGLAAEGAVRRLPRPVPVVHTFHALGTVKRRHQGLEDTSPAERAVLEPMVGTAADVVIATCSDEAFELKAMGVDTSHISVVPCGVDLDLFSPEGPTEPRGPKHRIMTVGRLVQRKGVGLTISALRQLVDEGRDDVELVVLGGSRPPGQVDEDADVQRLRTHARALGVEHLVTFRGQIRQADLPAALRSADVVVCAPWYEPFGIVPLEAMATGTPVVAAAVGGLIDSVVDGVTGVHVPPRDAEAIASALGALLDDPARLRRLGLAGHARTVSRYSWQRVARDTESVYDQLTGARSARSRRRKEAHS from the coding sequence ATGAGGATCTCGATGGTCTCGGAGCACGCCAGCCCGCTGGCGACGCTGGGCGGAGTGGACGCGGGCGGCCAGAACGTCCACGTCGCGGCGCTCTCCCGGGAGCTCGCCGCACGCGGCCACACCGTCACGGTGTTCACGAGGCGCGAGGACGCGACCCTGCCCGACCGGGTGGAGCTGTGCCCCGGCGTCGAGGTGGTGCACGTCGACGCCGGGCCGCCCGAACGCATCTCGAAGGACGAGCTGCTGCCGTTCATGGACGTCTTCGCCGACCACCTCGTCGAGCACTGGCGGGAGGAGACGCCGGATGTGGTGCACAGCCACTTCTGGATGTCGGGCCTCGCCGCAGAGGGCGCGGTGCGGCGCCTCCCGCGCCCGGTGCCGGTGGTGCACACATTCCACGCGCTGGGGACCGTGAAGCGCCGCCACCAGGGGCTGGAGGACACCTCCCCGGCCGAGCGCGCGGTCCTCGAGCCGATGGTCGGCACCGCCGCCGACGTGGTCATCGCCACCTGCTCTGACGAGGCCTTCGAGCTGAAGGCGATGGGCGTCGACACCTCGCACATCTCCGTGGTGCCCTGCGGCGTGGACCTCGACCTCTTCAGCCCGGAGGGGCCGACCGAGCCCCGGGGACCGAAGCACCGCATCATGACCGTGGGGCGGCTCGTGCAGCGGAAGGGCGTGGGACTGACGATCTCCGCGCTCAGGCAGCTGGTCGACGAGGGCCGCGACGACGTCGAGCTGGTGGTCCTCGGCGGATCGCGACCGCCGGGCCAGGTCGACGAGGATGCGGACGTGCAGCGGCTGCGCACGCACGCCAGGGCCTTGGGCGTGGAGCACCTCGTCACCTTCCGGGGCCAGATCCGGCAGGCCGATCTGCCCGCGGCGCTGCGCTCGGCGGATGTGGTGGTCTGCGCTCCGTGGTACGAGCCGTTCGGCATCGTGCCCCTCGAGGCCATGGCGACCGGGACCCCGGTCGTCGCCGCCGCGGTCGGCGGGCTGATCGACAGCGTCGTCGACGGCGTCACCGGCGTCCACGTGCCCCCGCGCGACGCGGAGGCCATCGCCTCCGCCCTCGGCGCGCTCCTCGACGACCCGGCACGCCTGCGGCGACTGGGGCTGGCGGGGCACGCCCGCACCGTCTCCCGGTACTCGTGGCAGCGGGTCGCTCGCGACACGGAGTCCGTCTACGACCAGCTCACCGGAGCCCGATCGGCGCGGAGCCGCCGACGGAAGGAGGCCCACTCGTGA